ACGGCAAAGTCGCCATAATCACCGGCGGTGCCAGCGGATTCGGAAAGAGCACCGCCAGATTGTTTGTTCGACACGGGGCCACTGTAGTCATTGCCGACGTCCAGGACGATCTCGGCCGATCACTCTGCGAAGAACTTGGATCAGAGAAAACCGTTTCATATGTACATTGTGATGTGACGAGTGATTCCGATGTGAAGAACGCCGTTGATTTCGCGGTTGAGAGGTACGGGCAGTTGGACATAATGTACAACAATGCCGGGATCACCGGCGAAATGGATCCGACAATTTTAGGAACAAAGAAGGAGAATTTCAAGAAAGTTTTTGAGGTGAATGTTTATGGAGGATTTTTAGGGGCAAAACATGCGGCTAGGGTTATGATTCCAAATAGGAGCGGAGTGATTCTGTTCACATCTAGTGTTGCTTCGGTGAATAGCGGAGAATCGCCGCATGCTTATGCAATGTCGAAGCATGCAGTGGTGGGATTGATGAGAAATTTGTGTGTGGAATTGGGGGAATTTGGGATTAGGGTTAATTCAGTATCTCCAGGAGCTATTGCAACGCCGCTGCTGAGAAACGCGTTGGGATTTACAGAGGAGGCGTTGGAGGAGGTGGTCCGATCTTCAGCGATTTTGAAAGGAGTTGTGCCGACGGTGGAGGATGTGGCAGAGGCGGCGCTCTTCTTGTGTAGTGATGAATCTAGGGTTATAAGTGGGCATAATCTTGTCGTCGACGGTGGCTATAGTACTGCCAACCGCTCTTTCTCCGTTGCTGCTATCAGAAAATTGTCTTCTCATTTAGAGGGATAAAAATTAGGAGAAATTGTCAAAAacaaccttttttttaatttcaccTTCACTTAaaactcttaaaaatattttttctccttCCCGACAAAAATTAACTGCCGATATTCGAACAAAAATTGAACAGCATCATAAAGGCGCTAATTATTAAAGAATATCTCAGGATAATTTTCTAacaatttctccaaattaagGTGAGTGCAACTTTAACTTTGTGTTTGTATTCAAAAGcataaattcaaaaatatttttaccatAACTAATATATATCTGGTGTAGGAGAATCAAACCTTGATTTCGAGTTTGATAACATAACTACTATGTCAGTCGTGGTATGCTAAGTAAACAGTAATCATGGAAGAAATATTTGAGTAAAAATAAAACGTAGAACAAAACTTTGATCGAGACTTAATGAGCCATCAACTAATTTGTCGAAAATAAAAACATCATTGAAGCTACGGTTGTTGAGCTTGCACCGCATGGAGGTGTTATTTCTTATGTTAATTGTTttcattcttgtaattttatgGTTCACTCGCTTGCTCATAatgttttttattgttttgataCCCTACCTTTTTCTTCTGTTCAAGAGGCATTTTGAGAATTTTATTTCCTATATTGATTGTCCACTATTCTCTATGAAGATTGTGTTGGTGATTTGTAGTTTtagtgaagttttttttttaacaaaaaaatgtaGAACAAAGTTAAACGTTAAATTACATCTTTGGTCTCTATGGTTTGTTCAATGTGATTCAATGtccataattttaaaagtttaatttagtTGGGGAAAATTGTATAAACCACCCCGGAATTATGAGATTAGTTACAATCACAcccttcaattttcaatttgatcaaTTATCCCCTTGTAGTTTGTTAATGGTTGTAATTAGCGGcttgttttaaattaataattaagattgggtattttaaaataaaataaaaaataaaaataaagattttcTCTCATATGACATCCTttcctctctcctctctcttctCCCTCCACCTTCCCTTTCCctctccatcttcatcttcatcttcctctccCATGATCAAAATTCTGATAACAGTTGAAACAAAGCAAGAAAAATggctaaaaagaaaattgaaaatgaagataTGAAGAGGGAAGGTGGAGGGAGAAGCAAGAGGAGAGGGGAAGGGATGTGTGATGAGAGagattatcttattttattttttaattttaaaataatcaatcgtaattattaattaaaaaataagataTTAAATGTAACCATCAACAAAATACGAGaacataattaatcaaattgaaagttgacGGATGTGATTGTAACCAAACTCATAGTTTAAGGGTGATTTATGCAATTTTCTCATATAATTTTTATGGTTTGGTCTTTTCCTTAATTTGATCTATgtagttttaaaatttctattcgattatttttttcctaaagtatttgattattattgttTGAGGTTATCTTAAAACCTAATTCAGTCAATTAACATAATTATTCCAATAGAAATTTGGTAagtgaaaaaatatatagatttgTGAAGTTTGACTAAATTATATAGTAAAAAAGAAGATCTTGAAACCATGTGaacaaaattagaaataaatctaaatcatagagaaaattaaaattaaacttaacaCATAATGAATAAATTGAAAGTTTCAAAACTGAAATGTCCAATTTAAACTTAACACATAATGAATAAATTGAAAGTTTCAAAACTGTAATGTCCAATTTAAGATTTAACCCAACTCACTCCCTAATTCTTTGGTGTTAAAATGACATGTCTtgttgtaaattattttaggaGCGTGGTGTTGTGGCGGAAAGGAATTAATGAAGAGTTGAGGGGGTGAgttgaaatttggaaattttgaatttggtaGTTGATGCGATATCGTTTTCAGTGTCATAATTAAAATGTGAGTTTTAATGCTTCATCCTTCCTAACACGCTTTTGGAGCCGCCCTCATTATTGGGAGCTCCATCGATTTAggctatatttatttatttatttatttatttgaaacaCGGCTATATTTATCTTCATGTATCATATTAAATTGTCCAATTATAATTTGTTAGGTGCAAgtctaattgattatttttttaaatattttttaattctcttttaaTATGTTATTAGAATGAGATTGTAACATCCGAGCCCTCACAAGATTTCTTAGGTTGAGAAGTAGAGATGTCCGCGGGGCCCCACCTCAAATAGGGCAGGGTATGGGGGAGGGAATGGGAGAAAAAATTCCCTAAACGGTGACAGGAACGGATAATGCATTCCCCATCCCTGTCCCGATtaacttttacatatttatttagtatagttatttaatgttatgttgttattattattatatataaatattagatttaaatttcaaatttgattcttTATTAGGaaagataattaatatgtttaaatttagattaaatatgtgaat
The nucleotide sequence above comes from Benincasa hispida cultivar B227 chromosome 3, ASM972705v1, whole genome shotgun sequence. Encoded proteins:
- the LOC120073910 gene encoding secoisolariciresinol dehydrogenase-like encodes the protein MDESYSSKRLNGKVAIITGGASGFGKSTARLFVRHGATVVIADVQDDLGRSLCEELGSEKTVSYVHCDVTSDSDVKNAVDFAVERYGQLDIMYNNAGITGEMDPTILGTKKENFKKVFEVNVYGGFLGAKHAARVMIPNRSGVILFTSSVASVNSGESPHAYAMSKHAVVGLMRNLCVELGEFGIRVNSVSPGAIATPLLRNALGFTEEALEEVVRSSAILKGVVPTVEDVAEAALFLCSDESRVISGHNLVVDGGYSTANRSFSVAAIRKLSSHLEG